The sequence TCTATATTCCGGAAAACGAACCTGGATCATCCATCATGCCTGGAAAAGTAAATCCTACTCAAAATGAAGCTTTAACAATGGTTTGTGCACAGGTTCTAGGGAATGACACGACGATTTCTTTTGCAGGAACTCAGGGTAATTACGAGCTGAATGTTTTCAAACCGGTAATGGCCTATAACTTCCTTCAATCTGCACAACTTATTGCTGATGCATGTATTTCATTCAACGACCACTGTGCTGTAGGTATTGAGCCCAACCACGAGAGAATTAAAGAACTTGTAGATAAATCTCTAATGCTTGTAACGGCTTTAAATACTCATATTGGATACGAAAATGCTGCAAAAATTGCAAAAACAGCCCACAAAAATGGAACAACTCTCAAAGAAGAGGCCGTTAACCTTGGCCTTTTAACTGCGGAACAGTTTGATGAGTGGGTAAAACCTGAAGATATGGTAGGCAGTCTGAAATAACAATTCTAATTTTCATTCATAGACTTTAAATAAAAACACTGGAGAGCTTTCTCCAGTGTTTTTTAATTGATATGAATAAGTATTATTCTATTCCAATAGAAACTCCGAAAATAAGAGCTTTATCATTTTTAAAATAATTGTCTTTAAAGAAATTACTAAAATCTTTCTTCACAAATACACTGATACTGTTATACGAAAAGGTAAGCTGGGCTCCATACACAAAAGGATTTACCTGATAATTTCCTTTGTTTCTTATTTCGCCTTCGTTTCCTTTTACAATATTATTGGTCGTCATTTTCACTCCTCCGTATACATTGGCTCCTACTTTGAACCCTCTGTAATAATTTCGGTACTGAATATCCATTCCTCCATTTTTAAGTTTTGAAAAATTATACTGCATTCCTAGCGGAACCATAATATAGCCTGTTCTCAATTTATTTTTACTCAGGTTTCCGTTATATTGCTCAAGAGCAACTCCATACTCCGGACCTTTTGTAAATAACATATTATTATCCATTCTAATGGTCCTCCATGAAAATCCTAATCCGGAAATTACTGCCCACGGGCTTGTTCTGCTTAGCTGATAGTTTAGCTTTAATCCAAATTCAAGATTATTAGCGTATCCTATATTCTTATCTAACTCATTATCTGGCAGATTATTGGTAAGCGTCATTACACCATAAGAAAAATATCCGGTAAGGTTTCTCGTTGGGCGAAATTTCTTTAACAGCTTTGCTTTAAGTTCTTCATTAGAGTTCACATCAGTATTTAAAAGTGAATATCTGACCTGCTTTTGGATGACCTCATCCAGATCAAATCCAAGATCTTCAATTCTTTTATCCATTTTTTCTGAATAGCGGTCTGCAATCTGAGCTTTTTCTCTATTAAAATCTGCAGTATCAAGATTTCTGGATTTCAATACCTCAATCTCTTCACCCATCAATTTCTTTTCTTCCTGAATAATTGCATTAATTTTTGTTGCATATTCTTCAACTTTCTCTTTCACAATAGGGCTTACTTCAGTATCTTTTTTAGACAAATTGATATTGAACTTCTTTTGCGCAAAAAATGATGTCGAAACAAGGCACACCATTCCCATTACGATTAATTTCTTGATCATGTTATTATTTTTTTATTATTTGGAGATAATTATTTAGTATTCAGTTCTATAGTAGCCACATTGCTTCCACCTTTTGTTTTTTCAATCACATCTTTATGTTCTACTGAGAAGAGAAGTGTGGAGGGATCCACATATTTTTTCTTTTTTATCTGAACTTTTGAAGAGTCTGTCTTTGCAAGAATTTTAGGAGTCTGAATTTGAAGTATTTCAAGTTTCTTTTCAGCCATTATTTCTTTGGAGCTCAATTTACTTTCTTTCGTTATAGGTAAAGCTGCTATCTCTTCAGTTCCTTTTGGAATGGAAGTGTTTTTCAGTTCTTTCTTTGTGTTGTTCTTCTCTGCAAGCTGAGCAGGCTCCTGCTCCGGCATAGTGATTACTTGTTCCACATCATGTTGCGGTGTTTTCTTTACCAATTCGGGTTGAACAGATGATGAGTCTTTCAGTAAAAATAAAACCGTTCCTAAGCTGAAACTTAGCACAATACATGCAGCGACTAAAAACCAGTTTATTTTTGATCCTGTGATCGTTTTATTTTCGGATTGCAGCTCAATTTCAGACCACAAATCTCTGGAAGGAATAATTTCCCGTTCTTCAATCTGTTTTCTGATGTGCCATTCAAAATTATCTTTAGACGTGTTCATTTTTCAATTTTTTTTGTTGTTGAAAGTAGATCTTTCTTAATTTTTCTTTTGCTCTGAACAACTGTGTTTTGCTCACTGCAAGAGAAATCTGCAAGGTATCAGCAATCTCCTGATGAGAATAGCCTTCTAATACATACAGATTGAAAACCATCCTGTAAGCATCCGGCAACTGATCCAGCAATTCCTGTGCATTAAAATCAAATTCAATGTTCGGTTCATGAATATCTTCCTGAAAAGACTGATTGATCTCGTCGAGATAAAATACCGTTTTATGACTTTTAATAAAGTTCAAGCATTCATTTACAACAATTCTCCTTGCCCAGCTTTCCAGATTTGCTTCTTCCCTGAAGCTTTCTATATGCTTAAATATTTTACAGAATGCTTTAATAAGACAATCTTCCGCCTGGTACAAGTCACTTACATAACTTTTTGCCACACTTAGAAATCTCTTTACATTCTGTTCATAGAAAAGCTTCTGTGCAGCCGGATCCTGTTTTTTCAGAAGGCTCAACAAATCATCTTTTTTATTTCCGAACAAAAATTTCATTCTAATACTGTTTCTACTATAATGACAATCAAAATTGTAAAAGGTTACACAAAAAAAAATATTTTTACTTTGAATTATTTGAATGGTAAAAAAAGACAGGAAATAGAACGTTCCTGACTTTTAAATTTATAATCCGGCCAATTCATTCGGGCCGGATACCTGATCTGAAAAATACTGTTCCAGATCTTTCAGGGTCTCAGGTGTTGTTTGAATATCTTTTACTAATTGTCCTTTGTTTAACACTACAATTCTGTCGCAAACTTCTGTAGTATGGGATAAATCATGACTGGAAATAAGAAAAGTTACACCGTCCTGTTTTGATAATTCTTTGATGAGATTTTTAAGCTTGATCTGGGTAGAGGGATCCAGGTTAGCGAATGGTTCATCCAGAATAATGATTTCAGGATTTCCAATAATGGCTCCTACAATTCCTACTTTTTTCTGATTCCCTTTCGAAAGATCCCTGATATATTTACCGGATGTAAGGATCTCACCGTTAAAAAGATCGTGAAAGGGCTTTAAAAAATCATCTACGGAAGCCTTATTCTGTCCTCTCAATTCACCGATGAAATAAAAATATTCCTCCGGAGTCAGATAACCAATAAGGAAGGAATCATCTACAAATGCGGAAACTTTGTTTTTCCAGATCTCTGATTCATTTACTTTTATTCCATCAATGCTTACAAAACCTGTACTTGCCTGAATAAGATCTAGCATTAAACTGAAAAGAGTCGTTTTCCCAGCCCCATTATTTCCTACGAGACCAAAAGTCTCACCATTAGGAATTTCAAGATGTTCAATGTTCAGAACGGTTGCTGTTCCGTATGTTTTAGATAAATTATTGATAGTGATCATAGCTTAGTCTTTATTTTTAAATGCATCTAATGTGCTGTATTTTTCTCTTTTATAATGCCTTACAATGATGTTAGAGATTTTTTCCCGCAGTAAAAATCCTATCAGTCCCATTATGGCAATACTTATAACGCCTGCCGTAATTCCAAAAAGGGATTTTGCACCGGCGAATACAGCCATAGGAAGCAACATTTTAGGAATCATCAACAACATTGACTTTAGATTGAAACTATTTTTCTGGCCAAATCTTTTTTCTTTTGAATTAAGATCAATCTGAGTCTTATTAAAGGCTCCGGACCAAAGGGTAAATTGTGAATTCACTCCAATATTATAAAGTCCGGCAGCAAAAAAAGTAACATAAATTTCCCATCCAAAATAAGTATAGACAGCGGCTATAATAATTGAAACTCCAGTCACAATATTCATCAGCCACCACTTGGCTTTTAAATATTCTTTGTAAGGGACATTCAGGGTCATCATCAGAGGGTAATAAGAGCTGTCAAACGCAGGAACTCTTTGTCCAAACAGAAACTGAAAACCACCGGTTACAAAAAGTCCCATAAACATAGTCATTGCCGGAGTTTTATAAGCTTTAGAAGTATACATCAGCAATCCATAGAAAAGAAACATAAAACTTCCCAAAAGAATCCCTTTGGCTACTTTATTACGCTTCAACATTTTAATATCATTATTGATGAACGTTCCTATGACGCCATATTTATTCAGAAATGCAATATTTTCTGTTTTTCCTACTGATTTTTTAGCCTCAAGTCCCTGATCCAGATAAAATTCTTTACGGATATACCTAAAACAGAAGATCCAAAATAGGGCAAACAAAGCAATAGGAATCAGTGAAAGATATGGATTTTCATAAAGACTATAGAAGGTCATTTCTGAATAAGAAAGTACCGGGATAATATTATAATACCCTAACGCGCCTACTATCGCAAATACTATCGCCACAGCAATGGCAATCTTTTCTGTACTGTTCAGAAAAATATTGATAAAACTATTCAGGTAAAATAATGATGAAATACCAATCAGCCACGACAAAACTCCCACGACACTATAGCCGTGAAATAATGCAATTCCAGAAAATGTAATAAAAAAGAGAGAGTTCAGCCAACTGAAGGCTGAAAAAAAGGTTTTTACTAAAAGATAATTGACCAGGGTTCTCTTTTTAATATTCAAAGTAAGAAAGGGCTTAATATTCTGCGTTGGAATTTCCTGCCAGAGATATTTAATGGCTAAATCTGCCACCCAGCCTATAAGTAAGAATTTGGAAACAATCTTTAAAGGATCCTGATGCATTTCTTCCTGTACATACATAAAGACCAGAAAGGCCCCACCAGTAAGACAACCCATGAAATAAAGAATCGCAATGAATCTTAAAATCTTCATGGTAAGATTGATCCCTAAAGAGGTACCACGAAAAAAGCTTTTAATTTCTAGCTTAAGGAACTTTAGAAACATAGTTGAGTTTTTTACATTAGTAACTATAAGGTAAAAAACGTTACAGCCTCTTAGCCAATAAGTTCTTTAGCCTGAGCAAGAGCTGCTTCAGTAATCTTACTTCCTGAAAGCAACTGTGCAATTTCATTCAGTTTTTCACCATCACTCAGTGGAATGATGGTAGATTGAGTTTTCCCGGCAATATCCTGCTTTACCACTTTATAATTATCATTTCCTTTGGCTGCAACCTGTGCAAGGTGGGAAATAACAATCAGCTGCATATCTTCAGACATTTCACGCATAAGATTTCCGATTTCTTCAGCTACTTTTCCTGAAACTCCGGTATCAATTTCGTCTAAAATCAATGTTGGTAACTCATCACTTTCTGCAATGATCTTTTTTACCGCCAACATCACCCTTGATCTTTCCCCACCGGAAATAGCTGTCTGAATAGGCTTTAAAGGAAACCCTGAATTGGCCTGAAATAAAAGCTGGATATTTTCTTTTCCAAATAGATTAAACTCTTCAGCATCCTGCAATTCTATATCTACTCTCGCTTTTTCAAGACCTAGCTTTTTAAGAAGTCCCTCTGCTTTTTTAATAAAAACCGGAACATTTTTTTTTCTGTTTTTGGAAAGTTTTGCAGCTAAAATTTGAAGAGACTTTTCTTTTATAGTAATATTGTCTTCAGTTTCAATAATTTGTGCTTCCAGCTCTGAAGCTCCTTTCTGATCTCCTGCAAGTTCATTTCTGATCTCAATCAGCTCAGTAAGGTCTGAAACATTATGTTTAAGGAATAAAGCATTGATTTTGTTATTCAACTCGGTAAGAACGATAATATTTTCCGGATTGATCTCCAGTTTTTCTGATTCATGTTCCAACTCGGAAATAATATCTTTTAACTCTACAAATGAGATTTCAAGTCTTTGATCCAATTCAGCAAAACTGGTTGAAATACCCGCAATTCTGGAAAGCTTAGCTTTGGCTTCATTAAAGAATGAAAGAATTCCAATTTCCTCCTGATGGAACCTTGACAGAATCTGACTTACATTTTCAGAGATCATTCCTGCATTTTCCTGAATAGATAACTGGTTTTGAATATCTTCATAGTCTACATCATCCAGTTTTAATTCTTCAAGTTCGTTAAGCAGAAAATCTTTATAATCACTTTCTTTATTGGCTTCTGAAAGTTGTGTTTTCAACTTTTTCAGCAATGTTTTCAAGTTCTGAAACGCTGAAAACTCCTGCTGATAATCATCAATGATCTTTTTATTTTCAGAAAGTCCATCAATGATTTTAAACTGATATTCTGAGGTAAAAAGATTGGAAGTTTCAAATTGAGAATGAATATCAATTAATTGAGAAGAAAGTTCTTTCAATATATCCAGCGTTACCGGAACATCATTGATGAATGCTCTTGACTTTCCGGATGGTAATATTTCTCTTCTGATAATGGTTTGCAATTCATAATCAAGATCGTTTTCAATAAAGAATTTCTTGAATTGATTATTTAATGCAAACTCAGTTTCTACAACACTTTTTTCTTCTGCTTTTGAGATTGATTTTACATCTGCCCTTTCTCCGAGAATAAGGCGCAATGCACCCAAAATAATGGATTTCCCAGCTCCTGTTTCTCCGGTAATTACCTGAAGACCGTTATTCAATGATACTTCAAGGGTATCAATCAGGGCAAAATTCTTAATGTAAATTCTTGAAAGCATGGATAAACGACGAGTTACTTTAAATGCAAATATAGAACTTTAGAAGTCAGTATTCAATATCTGAGAATGGCAATCCTGTGAAATTTTTAAATCTCCATATTGAAACGGGGAAAACCTACCATTAGACCAGTTTCAAAAATCACAATACTGAAATAACAACCCAACATAGCTTAATAAACATATTAAAAAAAGTAATCCTTAAAGCGATCTGAGGCTTTTGAGGATTACTCTTAAAATTACAGCCGACTACAAATACAATTCCTGTTTTTATATGGCTTTTATCTTTATTAGAATTGAGATCAATTCATATATATCTCAATACAATATTTTAAACCATGCAAGTACAATCTCTGTTAGGAGGATAATATCCTACACATGTTCTTACACCGTCTTGAGTTGCCCACAAGCAGCAGCCACTGCATCCGTAAGAGATTGGACCACTTCCCAAAATGTTTTTTTGTTGATCTCTGGTTAACTTTTGTGATTTGATTTTTGATTTCATAATATTAAGATTTAGTAATAATTAAGTATTATAATAACAAATATAGAAAATAATATCAAACACCAATGAAAAATTCAAAATCATTATCCCAAAAACAACGGAGCCATTTCATGCATTCACCTCTCATATAAGAAAGATTCTAAACCTTCCACTTATTCCACTTATTATCACTATTTTTAGGAGAAAGAATGATCATAGTCTGCTTCAGATCATTAAGGATAAGTCCGCCATTATTACCGGAATTGAAAACATTGAAGATTTCATCGCTCTTTGTATCCATGAAAAGATTGAAGAAAAACCCTTGTTGGAAAGTATTCTCATACATCTTAAGCTGCATAAGGGCATCAAAAATCACTTTTTTACCCGGAGTTTGATCCTGGTTAAAAAGATTATCCATTCCTGATCTGTGATAAGTATACATGGTAGATCTCAACTGGCTCCAGTTGGGATTCATAATTTCATTGATTAATATAGTACGGCTTCTCGGTTCGTTGATTGTATTCCAGCCGTCATAGTTTCTGTTTTGAGAATTTTGAGCAATCTGCTGAGCTTTTGAAAACCATTGAGTCCCTCCCATAGACTGGAAGCTGTCTGCGTCATAACCCAAAATAAGATAAATATAGAAACTGATTACATCAGTAAGGTTCTTTCCGGAAAACTGTCTTTCATTGAAAATAAGATTTTCGTTCTCAATGTATTCAAAATTAAATCTCTGATCCTGAAGGTTCAGTAAAGGAGACTCATACGTAGTATTATATACTGGACGCACTGCCTGTACAACGATACTTCCTTTGAATTTGTTAACATCTCTTTCAGCAATGACAATGGAAAAACCACATTTGATTTTTTCAAAGTTCTGTAATTTCTTCCCCGTCCAGCTGGTATTGTTGATAAAATCCCTAAGGCTTTTTTCCAAAGATTTAAAGGCTTGTTGGTTACTTCCTCCTATCTGCTGGGAGTTTACCTGAACAGTTGCCAACAACTCCTGGGAAAAACCAAGATTACAGATAAATAACAGAAAAAATAAACTTATAATTTTTTTCATATGGAGATGCTTATTGTTTTTTTTTAATGTCATATGTAATCGTACTATCTCCGTAGATATTGCCTTTGTAAATTCTGACGATTTCATTGCTTATTAAAAATTGAAAACGGAAATTTATTGAAATTATTTTAAAAGCTGAGATTCAACAAAATTGAGAATATCTTTTGCGACTTCTCCCTTCGACTTCAAATCAAATTCTCTTTTCTCTGTTTTGGTGAATATTTTAATTTTATTGGTGTCATTTTTAAAACCTGCCCCTTCATCACGTAAAGAGTTCAACACAATCATGTCTAGATTTTTCTTCTGTAGTTTTCCTTTGGCATTTTCCTCTTCATTTTGAGTTTCCAAAGCAAAACCTACCAGAAACTGATGGGTTTTCTTTTCACCCATTGTTTTAAGAATATCTGGATTTTTCACCAATTCAATGGTTAGATTTTCATCATTTTTTTTGATCT is a genomic window of Chryseobacterium nakagawai containing:
- a CDS encoding porin family protein, translated to MIKKLIVMGMVCLVSTSFFAQKKFNINLSKKDTEVSPIVKEKVEEYATKINAIIQEEKKLMGEEIEVLKSRNLDTADFNREKAQIADRYSEKMDKRIEDLGFDLDEVIQKQVRYSLLNTDVNSNEELKAKLLKKFRPTRNLTGYFSYGVMTLTNNLPDNELDKNIGYANNLEFGLKLNYQLSRTSPWAVISGLGFSWRTIRMDNNMLFTKGPEYGVALEQYNGNLSKNKLRTGYIMVPLGMQYNFSKLKNGGMDIQYRNYYRGFKVGANVYGGVKMTTNNIVKGNEGEIRNKGNYQVNPFVYGAQLTFSYNSISVFVKKDFSNFFKDNYFKNDKALIFGVSIGIE
- a CDS encoding ABC transporter ATP-binding protein gives rise to the protein MITINNLSKTYGTATVLNIEHLEIPNGETFGLVGNNGAGKTTLFSLMLDLIQASTGFVSIDGIKVNESEIWKNKVSAFVDDSFLIGYLTPEEYFYFIGELRGQNKASVDDFLKPFHDLFNGEILTSGKYIRDLSKGNQKKVGIVGAIIGNPEIIILDEPFANLDPSTQIKLKNLIKELSKQDGVTFLISSHDLSHTTEVCDRIVVLNKGQLVKDIQTTPETLKDLEQYFSDQVSGPNELAGL
- a CDS encoding DNA repair protein RecN produces the protein MLSRIYIKNFALIDTLEVSLNNGLQVITGETGAGKSIILGALRLILGERADVKSISKAEEKSVVETEFALNNQFKKFFIENDLDYELQTIIRREILPSGKSRAFINDVPVTLDILKELSSQLIDIHSQFETSNLFTSEYQFKIIDGLSENKKIIDDYQQEFSAFQNLKTLLKKLKTQLSEANKESDYKDFLLNELEELKLDDVDYEDIQNQLSIQENAGMISENVSQILSRFHQEEIGILSFFNEAKAKLSRIAGISTSFAELDQRLEISFVELKDIISELEHESEKLEINPENIIVLTELNNKINALFLKHNVSDLTELIEIRNELAGDQKGASELEAQIIETEDNITIKEKSLQILAAKLSKNRKKNVPVFIKKAEGLLKKLGLEKARVDIELQDAEEFNLFGKENIQLLFQANSGFPLKPIQTAISGGERSRVMLAVKKIIAESDELPTLILDEIDTGVSGKVAEEIGNLMREMSEDMQLIVISHLAQVAAKGNDNYKVVKQDIAGKTQSTIIPLSDGEKLNEIAQLLSGSKITEAALAQAKELIG
- a CDS encoding DUF5687 family protein; translated protein: MFLKFLKLEIKSFFRGTSLGINLTMKILRFIAILYFMGCLTGGAFLVFMYVQEEMHQDPLKIVSKFLLIGWVADLAIKYLWQEIPTQNIKPFLTLNIKKRTLVNYLLVKTFFSAFSWLNSLFFITFSGIALFHGYSVVGVLSWLIGISSLFYLNSFINIFLNSTEKIAIAVAIVFAIVGALGYYNIIPVLSYSEMTFYSLYENPYLSLIPIALFALFWIFCFRYIRKEFYLDQGLEAKKSVGKTENIAFLNKYGVIGTFINNDIKMLKRNKVAKGILLGSFMFLFYGLLMYTSKAYKTPAMTMFMGLFVTGGFQFLFGQRVPAFDSSYYPLMMTLNVPYKEYLKAKWWLMNIVTGVSIIIAAVYTYFGWEIYVTFFAAGLYNIGVNSQFTLWSGAFNKTQIDLNSKEKRFGQKNSFNLKSMLLMIPKMLLPMAVFAGAKSLFGITAGVISIAIMGLIGFLLREKISNIIVRHYKREKYSTLDAFKNKD
- a CDS encoding RNA polymerase sigma factor yields the protein MKFLFGNKKDDLLSLLKKQDPAAQKLFYEQNVKRFLSVAKSYVSDLYQAEDCLIKAFCKIFKHIESFREEANLESWARRIVVNECLNFIKSHKTVFYLDEINQSFQEDIHEPNIEFDFNAQELLDQLPDAYRMVFNLYVLEGYSHQEIADTLQISLAVSKTQLFRAKEKLRKIYFQQQKKLKNEHV
- the porD gene encoding type IX secretion system protein PorD; this encodes MKKIISLFFLLFICNLGFSQELLATVQVNSQQIGGSNQQAFKSLEKSLRDFINNTSWTGKKLQNFEKIKCGFSIVIAERDVNKFKGSIVVQAVRPVYNTTYESPLLNLQDQRFNFEYIENENLIFNERQFSGKNLTDVISFYIYLILGYDADSFQSMGGTQWFSKAQQIAQNSQNRNYDGWNTINEPRSRTILINEIMNPNWSQLRSTMYTYHRSGMDNLFNQDQTPGKKVIFDALMQLKMYENTFQQGFFFNLFMDTKSDEIFNVFNSGNNGGLILNDLKQTMIILSPKNSDNKWNKWKV